A window of Malania oleifera isolate guangnan ecotype guangnan chromosome 5, ASM2987363v1, whole genome shotgun sequence contains these coding sequences:
- the LOC131154920 gene encoding uncharacterized protein LOC131154920: MFTVPCKNLVPVCRVLGDSATHFDVLPFRSLLVCRSLTLSSVAVEDAQKHSFTLSYLVNSCGLSPEDAVSASQKVCIRNPDRANSILTLFRNHGFTQTQISKVVRGRPSILAIDPEGTLLPKLQFFLSIGVSGTDLAKIISRGVCILSLSLENQLIPYYNFLKSEFLLTDEQVVRVLKRAKRSFRSDFRKCIALNISVLRELGVPQSFVLQLVIRAPSVLFFSPNKFNKLAKEVIDRGFNANPSIFIRGMAMFFMMSESTRERKFEVYRRWGWSEHEIQSTAKRYPACVNVSEKKIMSVMDFLVNKMGWPSSAVAKYPLLLCYSLENRIVPRCSVVTILQLKGFKKKGLSFASFLTHTANDFWDEFVSKYRNDVPELLNVYHGKIDLHELGYGSKDICRIRQL; encoded by the coding sequence ATGTTTACTGTACCCTGCAAAAATCTGGTCCCAGTAtgtagggttttgggagattcAGCGACCCATTTCGATGTTCTTCCATTCCGTAGTTTGCTTGTTTGCAGATCTTTAACATTATCCTCGGTAGCTGTAGAAGATGCTCAAAAACACTCATTCACGTTGTCTTACCTTGTAAACTCATGTGGATTGTCCCCAGAAGATGCGGTCTCTGCATCCCAGAAAGTGTGCATTCGGAACCCAGATAGGGCAAACTCAATTCTCACTCTCTTCAGAAACCATGGGTTCACTCAAACCCAAATCTCTAAAGTCGTCAGGGGCCGCCCATCGATACTGGCAATTGATCCTGAGGGTACCCTATTACCTaaacttcaattttttctttctatagGGGTTTCAGGAACTGATCTAGCAAAGATTATATCTAGAGGTGTCTGTATCCTTTCTCTCAGCTTGGAGAACCAACTTATCCCCTACTATAATTTCCTCAAGAGTGAATTTCTACTCACTGATGAACAAGTTGTTCGAGTTTTGAAGCGAGCAAAAAGGAGTTTTCGTTCTGACTTTCGAAAATGCATTGCTCTCAATATCTCagttttgagagaattgggagtaCCTCAATCTTTTGTTTTGCAGTTGGTGATTCGTGCTCCCAGTGTGCTGTTCTTTAGTCCCAACAAGTTCAATAAACTGGCCAAGGAGGTTATTGATAGGGGATTCAATGCTAATCCATCGATTTTCATCCGTGGAATGGCCATGTTTTTCATGATGAGTGAATCGACCCGGGAACGCAAATTTGAGGTTTATAGAAGGTGGGGTTGGTCTGAACATGAAATCCAATCTACTGCCAAAAGGTACCCAGCATGTGTGAATGTTTCTGAGAAGAAAATCATGTCTGTGATGGATTTCCTTGTGAATAAGATGGGTTGGCCATCTTCTGCTGTTGCAAAATATCCTTTGCTTTTGTGTTATAGTTTGGAGAATAGGATTGTCCCAAGGTGTTCAGTCGTCACAATTCTGCAGTTGAAGGGCTTTAAAAAGAAAGGTTTGTCCTTTGCCTCATTTTTGACCCACACTGCAAATGACTTTTGGGATGAGTTTGTGAGCAAGTATCGGAATGATGTTCCAGAGCTGTTGAATGTTTATCATGGGAAAATTGATCTTCATGAGCTAGGATATGGTTCTAAGGACATATGCCGAATAAGGCAGTTGTAG